From a single Halobellus ruber genomic region:
- the msrA gene encoding peptide-methionine (S)-S-oxide reductase MsrA, which yields MSDTIDGEPAELAPDAATPPPRESETATFGLGCFWGPDARFGAMDGVVRTRVGYAGGTTPSPTYRDLGDHTEVVQVEYDPAVLSYADLLDVFWANHDPRASSRTRQYRNVILVDTVAHRQAAERTRRAVASKLGGSVGTVIEDLASFTLAEPYHQKYELRSTPVLGDELVEHYGDDFVDSTVAARLNGFVAGHGDPDRRESFLAGLELPPRVLDEVRRRI from the coding sequence ATGAGCGACACAATCGACGGCGAGCCGGCGGAACTCGCACCCGATGCCGCAACGCCGCCGCCGAGGGAGTCGGAAACCGCGACCTTCGGGCTCGGCTGCTTCTGGGGGCCGGACGCCCGGTTCGGGGCGATGGACGGCGTCGTGAGGACGCGCGTCGGGTACGCCGGCGGGACGACGCCGTCCCCGACCTACCGCGACCTGGGCGACCACACCGAGGTCGTCCAGGTGGAGTACGACCCCGCCGTGCTCTCCTACGCCGACCTGCTCGACGTGTTCTGGGCGAATCACGACCCGCGGGCCTCGTCGCGGACGCGGCAGTACCGGAACGTGATCCTGGTCGACACCGTCGCCCACCGGCAGGCGGCCGAACGGACGCGGCGGGCAGTCGCGTCGAAACTGGGCGGGTCGGTCGGGACCGTGATCGAGGACCTGGCATCGTTCACGCTGGCGGAGCCGTACCACCAGAAGTACGAGCTCCGGTCGACGCCCGTCCTCGGCGACGAACTCGTCGAACACTACGGCGACGACTTCGTGGATTCGACGGTGGCCGCGCGGCTCAACGGGTTCGTCGCGGGCCACGGCGACCCCGACCGGCGGGAGTCGTTCCTCGCCGGGTTGGAACTCCCGCCCAGGGTGCTCGACGAGGTTCGGCGGCGGATCTGA
- a CDS encoding class I SAM-dependent methyltransferase, whose protein sequence is MAVWTRIAVVGGRESATVAGDVSERATTARSGGITATTVAGVTRPELYDWWSRNTWALRGLYGLVFLGRGRTFRRRSVAALDLKPGDSVLELGCGPGNSFERLRSAVGPDGCVVGVDYSRGMVRRAAERVTEAGWDNVHVIRADATQPGIAEGAFDAAYAAMSLSAMPDPTAAVTAAAASLRPDGRLAVLDARPFQRAPLSLVNPVTNPVFEYLTDWRPEIDIPGAVDAAFEASSVDSYHFGSIYVATGVRPRPVG, encoded by the coding sequence GTGGCCGTCTGGACGCGGATCGCCGTCGTCGGGGGACGGGAGTCGGCAACGGTGGCGGGAGACGTATCGGAGCGGGCGACGACGGCGCGGTCCGGCGGGATCACGGCCACGACGGTGGCGGGCGTGACGCGACCTGAACTCTACGATTGGTGGAGCCGGAACACCTGGGCGCTTCGGGGCCTCTACGGGCTCGTGTTCCTGGGTCGCGGCCGGACCTTCCGGCGGCGGAGCGTCGCTGCGTTGGACCTCAAGCCCGGCGACAGCGTGCTCGAACTCGGCTGCGGTCCCGGAAACTCCTTCGAGCGGCTCCGGTCGGCCGTCGGTCCCGACGGGTGCGTCGTCGGCGTCGACTACAGCCGCGGGATGGTGCGGCGGGCGGCCGAACGCGTCACAGAGGCCGGGTGGGACAACGTCCACGTGATTCGGGCGGACGCGACGCAGCCGGGGATCGCGGAGGGGGCGTTCGACGCGGCCTACGCCGCGATGTCGCTCAGCGCGATGCCGGACCCGACGGCCGCGGTGACGGCCGCAGCGGCGAGTCTCCGACCGGATGGACGGCTTGCCGTGCTCGACGCGCGGCCGTTCCAGCGGGCGCCGCTGTCGCTCGTGAACCCCGTGACGAACCCTGTGTTCGAGTATCTCACGGACTGGCGACCGGAGATCGACATCCCGGGGGCGGTCGACGCCGCCTTCGAGGCGTCGTCGGTCGACAGCTACCACTTCGGGTCGATCTACGTCGCGACCGGCGTGAGGCCGCGGCCGGTCGGGTGA